A genomic region of Ictidomys tridecemlineatus isolate mIctTri1 chromosome 10, mIctTri1.hap1, whole genome shotgun sequence contains the following coding sequences:
- the Pfkfb2 gene encoding 6-phosphofructo-2-kinase/fructose-2,6-bisphosphatase 2 isoform X6: MSENSTSSPVQNKNRYEPKTANLRTTDKKCSWASYMTNSPTLIVMIGLPARGKTYVSKKLTRYLNWIGVPTKVFNLGVYRRQAVKSYKSYDFFRHDNKEAMKIRKHCAMVALEDVKTYLTEENGQIAVFDATNTTRERRKMILNFAEENSFKVFFVESVCDDPDVIAANILEVKVSSPDYPERDRENVMEDFLKRIECYKVTYQPLDPDNYDNFVFLPCPRDLSFIKVINVGQRFLVNKVQDYIQSKIVYYLMNIHVQPRTIYLCRHGESEYNLLGRIGGDSGLSVRGKQFSQALKKFLEEQEIKDLKVWTSQLKRTIQTAESLGVTYEQWKILNEIDAGVCEEMTYEEIEKQYPEEFALRDQDKYLYRYPGGESYQDLVQRLEPVIMELERQGNVLVISHQAVMRCLLAYFLDKGADELPYLRCPLHIILKLTPVAYGCKVETITLGVEAVNTHREKPANNLPKNQTPVRMRRNSFTPLSSSNTIRRPRNYSVGSRPLKPLSPLRALDMQEGADQPKTQVLKGPAQVTEHPQNALELASGHRVLCQSQQLSCHSQ; encoded by the exons ATGTCTGAGAATTCTACATCTTCCCCAGTACAGAACAAGAACAGATATGAACCCAAGACTGCTAATCTTCGAACGACAGATAAGAAATGTT CATGGGCCTCCTACATGACCAACTCCCCAACTCTTATTGTCATGATTGGTTTGCCAGCCCGGGGTAAAACCTATGTGTCTAAGAAGCTTACACGCTACCTCAACTGGATTGGGGTGCCTACCAAAG TGTTCAATCTTGGGGTTTATCGACGTCAAGCCGTCAAGTCCTATAAGTCCTACGACTTCTTTCGGCATGACAACAAAGAGGCCATGAAGATCCGCaa ACATTGTGCCATGGTGGCCCTGGAAGACGTTAAGACCTATCTGACTGAGGAGAACGGGCAGATTGCG GTATTTGATGCCACCAATACTACCcgggagaggagaaaaatgattttgaacTTTGCCGAGGAGAATTCCTTCAAG GTATTCTTTGTGGAATCTGTTTGTGATGATCCTGATGTCATCGCTGCCAATATCCTG gAGGTAAAGGTGTCAAGCCCTGACTACCCTGAAAGGGACAGGGAGAATGTGATGGAGGACTTCCTGAAGAGGATTGAGTGCTACAAAGTCACCTACCAACCCCTTGACCCAGACAACTATGACAA ttttgttttccttccctGTCCTAGGGATCTTTCTTTCATCAAAGTGATAAATGTGGGCCAGCGTTTTTTAGTCAACAAAGTCCAGGACTACATCCAGAGCAAGATTGTCTACTACCTCATGAATATTCATGTCCAGCCTCGCACCATTTACCTTTGCCGGCACGGAGAGAGCGAGTACAATCTCTTAGGAAGGATTGGGGGTGACTCTGGCCTCTCTGTGCGGGGAAAGCAG TTTTCCCAGGCTCTAAAGAAGTTTCTAGAGGAGCAGGAAATAAAAGACCTTAAAGTTTGGACAAGCCAGTTGAAGAGGACTATCCAGACTGCTGAGTCTCTTGGAGTGACCTATGAGCAGTGGAAGATTCTGAATGAGATTGATGCT GGCGTGTGTGAGGAGATGACATACGAAGAGATCGAGAAGCAGTACCCAGAGGAGTTTGCTCTTCGAGATCAAGACAAGTATCTGTATCGCTATCCTGGTGGGGAG TCATACCAGGACCTGGTACAGCGGCTGGAGCCTGTCATCATGGAGCTGGAACGTCAGGGCAATGTCCTTGTCATCTCCCACCAGGCTGTCATGCGATGCCTCCTGGCCTACTTCTTGGATAAGGGCGCAG ATGAGCTACCATACTTGAGGTGTCCTCTCCATATCATCCTCAAACTCACTCCTGTGGCCTATG GGTGCAAAGTGGAAACGATTACGCTTGGAGTGGAGGCTGTGAACACTCACCGTGAAAAACCGGCT AACAACCTCCCCAAGAACCAAACCCCTGTAAGGATGAGAAGGAACAGCTTTACGCCTCTGTCCAGTTCGAATACAATAAGGCGTCCGAGAAATTACAGTGTTGGGAGCCGGCCCCTCAAGCCCCTCAGCCCTCTCCGTGCCTTGGACATGCAAGAAGGGGCCGACCAGCCGAAGACCCAA GTCCTGAAAGGGCCAGCCCAGGTTACAGAACATCCACAGAATGCTCTGGAGCTTGCAAGTGGACATAGG GTTCTTTGCCAATCACAGCAACTTTCCTGCCACAGCCAGTGA
- the Pfkfb2 gene encoding 6-phosphofructo-2-kinase/fructose-2,6-bisphosphatase 2 isoform X10 has translation MSENSTSSPVQNKNRYEPKTANLRTTDKKCSWASYMTNSPTLIVMIGLPARGKTYVSKKLTRYLNWIGVPTKVFNLGVYRRQAVKSYKSYDFFRHDNKEAMKIRKHCAMVALEDVKTYLTEENGQIAVFDATNTTRERRKMILNFAEENSFKVFFVESVCDDPDVIAANILEVKVSSPDYPERDRENVMEDFLKRIECYKVTYQPLDPDNYDNFVFLPCPRDLSFIKVINVGQRFLVNKVQDYIQSKIVYYLMNIHVQPRTIYLCRHGESEYNLLGRIGGDSGLSVRGKQFSQALKKFLEEQEIKDLKVWTSQLKRTIQTAESLGVTYEQWKILNEIDAGVCEEMTYEEIEKQYPEEFALRDQDKYLYRYPGGESYQDLVQRLEPVIMELERQGNVLVISHQAVMRCLLAYFLDKGADELPYLRCPLHIILKLTPVAYGCKVETITLGVEAVNTHREKPANNLPKNQTPVRMRRNSFTPLSSSNTIRRPRNYSVGSRPLKPLSPLRALDMQEGADQPKTQEVNTVPTEHKPASVTSFTLHS, from the exons ATGTCTGAGAATTCTACATCTTCCCCAGTACAGAACAAGAACAGATATGAACCCAAGACTGCTAATCTTCGAACGACAGATAAGAAATGTT CATGGGCCTCCTACATGACCAACTCCCCAACTCTTATTGTCATGATTGGTTTGCCAGCCCGGGGTAAAACCTATGTGTCTAAGAAGCTTACACGCTACCTCAACTGGATTGGGGTGCCTACCAAAG TGTTCAATCTTGGGGTTTATCGACGTCAAGCCGTCAAGTCCTATAAGTCCTACGACTTCTTTCGGCATGACAACAAAGAGGCCATGAAGATCCGCaa ACATTGTGCCATGGTGGCCCTGGAAGACGTTAAGACCTATCTGACTGAGGAGAACGGGCAGATTGCG GTATTTGATGCCACCAATACTACCcgggagaggagaaaaatgattttgaacTTTGCCGAGGAGAATTCCTTCAAG GTATTCTTTGTGGAATCTGTTTGTGATGATCCTGATGTCATCGCTGCCAATATCCTG gAGGTAAAGGTGTCAAGCCCTGACTACCCTGAAAGGGACAGGGAGAATGTGATGGAGGACTTCCTGAAGAGGATTGAGTGCTACAAAGTCACCTACCAACCCCTTGACCCAGACAACTATGACAA ttttgttttccttccctGTCCTAGGGATCTTTCTTTCATCAAAGTGATAAATGTGGGCCAGCGTTTTTTAGTCAACAAAGTCCAGGACTACATCCAGAGCAAGATTGTCTACTACCTCATGAATATTCATGTCCAGCCTCGCACCATTTACCTTTGCCGGCACGGAGAGAGCGAGTACAATCTCTTAGGAAGGATTGGGGGTGACTCTGGCCTCTCTGTGCGGGGAAAGCAG TTTTCCCAGGCTCTAAAGAAGTTTCTAGAGGAGCAGGAAATAAAAGACCTTAAAGTTTGGACAAGCCAGTTGAAGAGGACTATCCAGACTGCTGAGTCTCTTGGAGTGACCTATGAGCAGTGGAAGATTCTGAATGAGATTGATGCT GGCGTGTGTGAGGAGATGACATACGAAGAGATCGAGAAGCAGTACCCAGAGGAGTTTGCTCTTCGAGATCAAGACAAGTATCTGTATCGCTATCCTGGTGGGGAG TCATACCAGGACCTGGTACAGCGGCTGGAGCCTGTCATCATGGAGCTGGAACGTCAGGGCAATGTCCTTGTCATCTCCCACCAGGCTGTCATGCGATGCCTCCTGGCCTACTTCTTGGATAAGGGCGCAG ATGAGCTACCATACTTGAGGTGTCCTCTCCATATCATCCTCAAACTCACTCCTGTGGCCTATG GGTGCAAAGTGGAAACGATTACGCTTGGAGTGGAGGCTGTGAACACTCACCGTGAAAAACCGGCT AACAACCTCCCCAAGAACCAAACCCCTGTAAGGATGAGAAGGAACAGCTTTACGCCTCTGTCCAGTTCGAATACAATAAGGCGTCCGAGAAATTACAGTGTTGGGAGCCGGCCCCTCAAGCCCCTCAGCCCTCTCCGTGCCTTGGACATGCAAGAAGGGGCCGACCAGCCGAAGACCCAA
- the Pfkfb2 gene encoding 6-phosphofructo-2-kinase/fructose-2,6-bisphosphatase 2 isoform X12: MSENSTSSPVQNKNRYEPKTANLRTTDKKCSWASYMTNSPTLIVMIGLPARGKTYVSKKLTRYLNWIGVPTKVFNLGVYRRQAVKSYKSYDFFRHDNKEAMKIRKHCAMVALEDVKTYLTEENGQIAVFDATNTTRERRKMILNFAEENSFKVFFVESVCDDPDVIAANILEVKVSSPDYPERDRENVMEDFLKRIECYKVTYQPLDPDNYDNFVFLPCPRDLSFIKVINVGQRFLVNKVQDYIQSKIVYYLMNIHVQPRTIYLCRHGESEYNLLGRIGGDSGLSVRGKQFSQALKKFLEEQEIKDLKVWTSQLKRTIQTAESLGVTYEQWKILNEIDAGVCEEMTYEEIEKQYPEEFALRDQDKYLYRYPGGESYQDLVQRLEPVIMELERQGNVLVISHQAVMRCLLAYFLDKGADELPYLRCPLHIILKLTPVAYGCKVETITLGVEAVNTHREKPAEVNTVPTEHKPASVTSFTLHS; the protein is encoded by the exons ATGTCTGAGAATTCTACATCTTCCCCAGTACAGAACAAGAACAGATATGAACCCAAGACTGCTAATCTTCGAACGACAGATAAGAAATGTT CATGGGCCTCCTACATGACCAACTCCCCAACTCTTATTGTCATGATTGGTTTGCCAGCCCGGGGTAAAACCTATGTGTCTAAGAAGCTTACACGCTACCTCAACTGGATTGGGGTGCCTACCAAAG TGTTCAATCTTGGGGTTTATCGACGTCAAGCCGTCAAGTCCTATAAGTCCTACGACTTCTTTCGGCATGACAACAAAGAGGCCATGAAGATCCGCaa ACATTGTGCCATGGTGGCCCTGGAAGACGTTAAGACCTATCTGACTGAGGAGAACGGGCAGATTGCG GTATTTGATGCCACCAATACTACCcgggagaggagaaaaatgattttgaacTTTGCCGAGGAGAATTCCTTCAAG GTATTCTTTGTGGAATCTGTTTGTGATGATCCTGATGTCATCGCTGCCAATATCCTG gAGGTAAAGGTGTCAAGCCCTGACTACCCTGAAAGGGACAGGGAGAATGTGATGGAGGACTTCCTGAAGAGGATTGAGTGCTACAAAGTCACCTACCAACCCCTTGACCCAGACAACTATGACAA ttttgttttccttccctGTCCTAGGGATCTTTCTTTCATCAAAGTGATAAATGTGGGCCAGCGTTTTTTAGTCAACAAAGTCCAGGACTACATCCAGAGCAAGATTGTCTACTACCTCATGAATATTCATGTCCAGCCTCGCACCATTTACCTTTGCCGGCACGGAGAGAGCGAGTACAATCTCTTAGGAAGGATTGGGGGTGACTCTGGCCTCTCTGTGCGGGGAAAGCAG TTTTCCCAGGCTCTAAAGAAGTTTCTAGAGGAGCAGGAAATAAAAGACCTTAAAGTTTGGACAAGCCAGTTGAAGAGGACTATCCAGACTGCTGAGTCTCTTGGAGTGACCTATGAGCAGTGGAAGATTCTGAATGAGATTGATGCT GGCGTGTGTGAGGAGATGACATACGAAGAGATCGAGAAGCAGTACCCAGAGGAGTTTGCTCTTCGAGATCAAGACAAGTATCTGTATCGCTATCCTGGTGGGGAG TCATACCAGGACCTGGTACAGCGGCTGGAGCCTGTCATCATGGAGCTGGAACGTCAGGGCAATGTCCTTGTCATCTCCCACCAGGCTGTCATGCGATGCCTCCTGGCCTACTTCTTGGATAAGGGCGCAG ATGAGCTACCATACTTGAGGTGTCCTCTCCATATCATCCTCAAACTCACTCCTGTGGCCTATG GGTGCAAAGTGGAAACGATTACGCTTGGAGTGGAGGCTGTGAACACTCACCGTGAAAAACCGGCT
- the Pfkfb2 gene encoding 6-phosphofructo-2-kinase/fructose-2,6-bisphosphatase 2 isoform X9: MSENSTSSPVQNKNRYEPKTANLRTTDKKCSWASYMTNSPTLIVMIGLPARGKTYVSKKLTRYLNWIGVPTKVFNLGVYRRQAVKSYKSYDFFRHDNKEAMKIRKHCAMVALEDVKTYLTEENGQIAVFDATNTTRERRKMILNFAEENSFKVFFVESVCDDPDVIAANILEVKVSSPDYPERDRENVMEDFLKRIECYKVTYQPLDPDNYDNFVFLPCPRDLSFIKVINVGQRFLVNKVQDYIQSKIVYYLMNIHVQPRTIYLCRHGESEYNLLGRIGGDSGLSVRGKQFSQALKKFLEEQEIKDLKVWTSQLKRTIQTAESLGVTYEQWKILNEIDAGVCEEMTYEEIEKQYPEEFALRDQDKYLYRYPGGESYQDLVQRLEPVIMELERQGNVLVISHQAVMRCLLAYFLDKGADELPYLRCPLHIILKLTPVAYGCKVETITLGVEAVNTHREKPANNLPKNQTPVRMRRNSFTPLSSSNTIRRPRNYSVGSRPLKPLSPLRALDMQEGADQPKTQPGPERASPGYRTSTECSGACKWT, encoded by the exons ATGTCTGAGAATTCTACATCTTCCCCAGTACAGAACAAGAACAGATATGAACCCAAGACTGCTAATCTTCGAACGACAGATAAGAAATGTT CATGGGCCTCCTACATGACCAACTCCCCAACTCTTATTGTCATGATTGGTTTGCCAGCCCGGGGTAAAACCTATGTGTCTAAGAAGCTTACACGCTACCTCAACTGGATTGGGGTGCCTACCAAAG TGTTCAATCTTGGGGTTTATCGACGTCAAGCCGTCAAGTCCTATAAGTCCTACGACTTCTTTCGGCATGACAACAAAGAGGCCATGAAGATCCGCaa ACATTGTGCCATGGTGGCCCTGGAAGACGTTAAGACCTATCTGACTGAGGAGAACGGGCAGATTGCG GTATTTGATGCCACCAATACTACCcgggagaggagaaaaatgattttgaacTTTGCCGAGGAGAATTCCTTCAAG GTATTCTTTGTGGAATCTGTTTGTGATGATCCTGATGTCATCGCTGCCAATATCCTG gAGGTAAAGGTGTCAAGCCCTGACTACCCTGAAAGGGACAGGGAGAATGTGATGGAGGACTTCCTGAAGAGGATTGAGTGCTACAAAGTCACCTACCAACCCCTTGACCCAGACAACTATGACAA ttttgttttccttccctGTCCTAGGGATCTTTCTTTCATCAAAGTGATAAATGTGGGCCAGCGTTTTTTAGTCAACAAAGTCCAGGACTACATCCAGAGCAAGATTGTCTACTACCTCATGAATATTCATGTCCAGCCTCGCACCATTTACCTTTGCCGGCACGGAGAGAGCGAGTACAATCTCTTAGGAAGGATTGGGGGTGACTCTGGCCTCTCTGTGCGGGGAAAGCAG TTTTCCCAGGCTCTAAAGAAGTTTCTAGAGGAGCAGGAAATAAAAGACCTTAAAGTTTGGACAAGCCAGTTGAAGAGGACTATCCAGACTGCTGAGTCTCTTGGAGTGACCTATGAGCAGTGGAAGATTCTGAATGAGATTGATGCT GGCGTGTGTGAGGAGATGACATACGAAGAGATCGAGAAGCAGTACCCAGAGGAGTTTGCTCTTCGAGATCAAGACAAGTATCTGTATCGCTATCCTGGTGGGGAG TCATACCAGGACCTGGTACAGCGGCTGGAGCCTGTCATCATGGAGCTGGAACGTCAGGGCAATGTCCTTGTCATCTCCCACCAGGCTGTCATGCGATGCCTCCTGGCCTACTTCTTGGATAAGGGCGCAG ATGAGCTACCATACTTGAGGTGTCCTCTCCATATCATCCTCAAACTCACTCCTGTGGCCTATG GGTGCAAAGTGGAAACGATTACGCTTGGAGTGGAGGCTGTGAACACTCACCGTGAAAAACCGGCT AACAACCTCCCCAAGAACCAAACCCCTGTAAGGATGAGAAGGAACAGCTTTACGCCTCTGTCCAGTTCGAATACAATAAGGCGTCCGAGAAATTACAGTGTTGGGAGCCGGCCCCTCAAGCCCCTCAGCCCTCTCCGTGCCTTGGACATGCAAGAAGGGGCCGACCAGCCGAAGACCCAA ccAGGTCCTGAAAGGGCCAGCCCAGGTTACAGAACATCCACAGAATGCTCTGGAGCTTGCAAGTGGACATAG
- the Pfkfb2 gene encoding 6-phosphofructo-2-kinase/fructose-2,6-bisphosphatase 2 isoform X5 — protein MSENSTSSPVQNKNRYEPKTANLRTTDKKCSWASYMTNSPTLIVMIGLPARGKTYVSKKLTRYLNWIGVPTKVFNLGVYRRQAVKSYKSYDFFRHDNKEAMKIRKHCAMVALEDVKTYLTEENGQIAVFDATNTTRERRKMILNFAEENSFKVFFVESVCDDPDVIAANILEVKVSSPDYPERDRENVMEDFLKRIECYKVTYQPLDPDNYDKDLSFIKVINVGQRFLVNKVQDYIQSKIVYYLMNIHVQPRTIYLCRHGESEYNLLGRIGGDSGLSVRGKQFSQALKKFLEEQEIKDLKVWTSQLKRTIQTAESLGVTYEQWKILNEIDAGVCEEMTYEEIEKQYPEEFALRDQDKYLYRYPGGESYQDLVQRLEPVIMELERQGNVLVISHQAVMRCLLAYFLDKGADELPYLRCPLHIILKLTPVAYGCKVETITLGVEAVNTHREKPANNLPKNQTPVRMRRNSFTPLSSSNTIRRPRNYSVGSRPLKPLSPLRALDMQEGADQPKTQVLKGPAQVTEHPQNALELASGHREVNTVPTEHKPASVTSFTLHS, from the exons ATGTCTGAGAATTCTACATCTTCCCCAGTACAGAACAAGAACAGATATGAACCCAAGACTGCTAATCTTCGAACGACAGATAAGAAATGTT CATGGGCCTCCTACATGACCAACTCCCCAACTCTTATTGTCATGATTGGTTTGCCAGCCCGGGGTAAAACCTATGTGTCTAAGAAGCTTACACGCTACCTCAACTGGATTGGGGTGCCTACCAAAG TGTTCAATCTTGGGGTTTATCGACGTCAAGCCGTCAAGTCCTATAAGTCCTACGACTTCTTTCGGCATGACAACAAAGAGGCCATGAAGATCCGCaa ACATTGTGCCATGGTGGCCCTGGAAGACGTTAAGACCTATCTGACTGAGGAGAACGGGCAGATTGCG GTATTTGATGCCACCAATACTACCcgggagaggagaaaaatgattttgaacTTTGCCGAGGAGAATTCCTTCAAG GTATTCTTTGTGGAATCTGTTTGTGATGATCCTGATGTCATCGCTGCCAATATCCTG gAGGTAAAGGTGTCAAGCCCTGACTACCCTGAAAGGGACAGGGAGAATGTGATGGAGGACTTCCTGAAGAGGATTGAGTGCTACAAAGTCACCTACCAACCCCTTGACCCAGACAACTATGACAA GGATCTTTCTTTCATCAAAGTGATAAATGTGGGCCAGCGTTTTTTAGTCAACAAAGTCCAGGACTACATCCAGAGCAAGATTGTCTACTACCTCATGAATATTCATGTCCAGCCTCGCACCATTTACCTTTGCCGGCACGGAGAGAGCGAGTACAATCTCTTAGGAAGGATTGGGGGTGACTCTGGCCTCTCTGTGCGGGGAAAGCAG TTTTCCCAGGCTCTAAAGAAGTTTCTAGAGGAGCAGGAAATAAAAGACCTTAAAGTTTGGACAAGCCAGTTGAAGAGGACTATCCAGACTGCTGAGTCTCTTGGAGTGACCTATGAGCAGTGGAAGATTCTGAATGAGATTGATGCT GGCGTGTGTGAGGAGATGACATACGAAGAGATCGAGAAGCAGTACCCAGAGGAGTTTGCTCTTCGAGATCAAGACAAGTATCTGTATCGCTATCCTGGTGGGGAG TCATACCAGGACCTGGTACAGCGGCTGGAGCCTGTCATCATGGAGCTGGAACGTCAGGGCAATGTCCTTGTCATCTCCCACCAGGCTGTCATGCGATGCCTCCTGGCCTACTTCTTGGATAAGGGCGCAG ATGAGCTACCATACTTGAGGTGTCCTCTCCATATCATCCTCAAACTCACTCCTGTGGCCTATG GGTGCAAAGTGGAAACGATTACGCTTGGAGTGGAGGCTGTGAACACTCACCGTGAAAAACCGGCT AACAACCTCCCCAAGAACCAAACCCCTGTAAGGATGAGAAGGAACAGCTTTACGCCTCTGTCCAGTTCGAATACAATAAGGCGTCCGAGAAATTACAGTGTTGGGAGCCGGCCCCTCAAGCCCCTCAGCCCTCTCCGTGCCTTGGACATGCAAGAAGGGGCCGACCAGCCGAAGACCCAA GTCCTGAAAGGGCCAGCCCAGGTTACAGAACATCCACAGAATGCTCTGGAGCTTGCAAGTGGACATAGG
- the Pfkfb2 gene encoding 6-phosphofructo-2-kinase/fructose-2,6-bisphosphatase 2 isoform X2 has product MSENSTSSPVQNKNRYEPKTANLRTTDKKCSWASYMTNSPTLIVMIGLPARGKTYVSKKLTRYLNWIGVPTKVFNLGVYRRQAVKSYKSYDFFRHDNKEAMKIRKHCAMVALEDVKTYLTEENGQIAVFDATNTTRERRKMILNFAEENSFKVFFVESVCDDPDVIAANILEVKVSSPDYPERDRENVMEDFLKRIECYKVTYQPLDPDNYDNFVFLPCPRDLSFIKVINVGQRFLVNKVQDYIQSKIVYYLMNIHVQPRTIYLCRHGESEYNLLGRIGGDSGLSVRGKQFSQALKKFLEEQEIKDLKVWTSQLKRTIQTAESLGVTYEQWKILNEIDAGVCEEMTYEEIEKQYPEEFALRDQDKYLYRYPGGESYQDLVQRLEPVIMELERQGNVLVISHQAVMRCLLAYFLDKGADELPYLRCPLHIILKLTPVAYGCKVETITLGVEAVNTHREKPANNLPKNQTPVRMRRNSFTPLSSSNTIRRPRNYSVGSRPLKPLSPLRALDMQEGADQPKTQVLKGPAQVTEHPQNALELASGHREVNTVPTEHKPASVTSFTLHS; this is encoded by the exons ATGTCTGAGAATTCTACATCTTCCCCAGTACAGAACAAGAACAGATATGAACCCAAGACTGCTAATCTTCGAACGACAGATAAGAAATGTT CATGGGCCTCCTACATGACCAACTCCCCAACTCTTATTGTCATGATTGGTTTGCCAGCCCGGGGTAAAACCTATGTGTCTAAGAAGCTTACACGCTACCTCAACTGGATTGGGGTGCCTACCAAAG TGTTCAATCTTGGGGTTTATCGACGTCAAGCCGTCAAGTCCTATAAGTCCTACGACTTCTTTCGGCATGACAACAAAGAGGCCATGAAGATCCGCaa ACATTGTGCCATGGTGGCCCTGGAAGACGTTAAGACCTATCTGACTGAGGAGAACGGGCAGATTGCG GTATTTGATGCCACCAATACTACCcgggagaggagaaaaatgattttgaacTTTGCCGAGGAGAATTCCTTCAAG GTATTCTTTGTGGAATCTGTTTGTGATGATCCTGATGTCATCGCTGCCAATATCCTG gAGGTAAAGGTGTCAAGCCCTGACTACCCTGAAAGGGACAGGGAGAATGTGATGGAGGACTTCCTGAAGAGGATTGAGTGCTACAAAGTCACCTACCAACCCCTTGACCCAGACAACTATGACAA ttttgttttccttccctGTCCTAGGGATCTTTCTTTCATCAAAGTGATAAATGTGGGCCAGCGTTTTTTAGTCAACAAAGTCCAGGACTACATCCAGAGCAAGATTGTCTACTACCTCATGAATATTCATGTCCAGCCTCGCACCATTTACCTTTGCCGGCACGGAGAGAGCGAGTACAATCTCTTAGGAAGGATTGGGGGTGACTCTGGCCTCTCTGTGCGGGGAAAGCAG TTTTCCCAGGCTCTAAAGAAGTTTCTAGAGGAGCAGGAAATAAAAGACCTTAAAGTTTGGACAAGCCAGTTGAAGAGGACTATCCAGACTGCTGAGTCTCTTGGAGTGACCTATGAGCAGTGGAAGATTCTGAATGAGATTGATGCT GGCGTGTGTGAGGAGATGACATACGAAGAGATCGAGAAGCAGTACCCAGAGGAGTTTGCTCTTCGAGATCAAGACAAGTATCTGTATCGCTATCCTGGTGGGGAG TCATACCAGGACCTGGTACAGCGGCTGGAGCCTGTCATCATGGAGCTGGAACGTCAGGGCAATGTCCTTGTCATCTCCCACCAGGCTGTCATGCGATGCCTCCTGGCCTACTTCTTGGATAAGGGCGCAG ATGAGCTACCATACTTGAGGTGTCCTCTCCATATCATCCTCAAACTCACTCCTGTGGCCTATG GGTGCAAAGTGGAAACGATTACGCTTGGAGTGGAGGCTGTGAACACTCACCGTGAAAAACCGGCT AACAACCTCCCCAAGAACCAAACCCCTGTAAGGATGAGAAGGAACAGCTTTACGCCTCTGTCCAGTTCGAATACAATAAGGCGTCCGAGAAATTACAGTGTTGGGAGCCGGCCCCTCAAGCCCCTCAGCCCTCTCCGTGCCTTGGACATGCAAGAAGGGGCCGACCAGCCGAAGACCCAA GTCCTGAAAGGGCCAGCCCAGGTTACAGAACATCCACAGAATGCTCTGGAGCTTGCAAGTGGACATAGG